One window of the Pseudomonas knackmussii B13 genome contains the following:
- the thrC gene encoding threonine synthase, producing MQYTSTRGAATRVDFRTVVLSGLAEDGGLYVPVSLPQFSANEIANWSWLPFDELAWRVISPFVGDSIDEASLRSLVSDSYSRFRHRAIAPLQQIGHNEWVLQLFHGPTRASKDFAAQLQMRLVQHFLGENGDRAMLVGASNGDTAVAAIEALDACPGARLLALYPRTGTPGDRMAILQAADSGRVCALAVDGSFDDCQSLVSRLFRQWPLPDVVPISFNSTNWVGVLAQIVFYFHAALQLGGGLRPVGFSVPAASFAEIYAGFIAQKMGLPINQIIVSTNRNDALHQFIHSNRYNTGSSSHTLSPAMDFSLFSNLERFVWELYERNGPATRALMEHFEYCGELSIGNRQWLQARMLFDSYAVGDAQTREEIATLFRETGCAVDPHTATGAFAGRLHRRNIGAPMVTLGQIAPEKSAALLAELGAWHGEVPASAALGAPARVLGRDDLQGLGEILAQLQAGR from the coding sequence ATGCAGTACACAAGCACGCGCGGCGCCGCGACACGAGTGGATTTTCGCACGGTGGTCCTGTCCGGCCTGGCCGAGGACGGCGGGCTCTACGTACCGGTGTCGCTGCCGCAGTTCAGCGCGAACGAGATCGCCAACTGGTCCTGGCTGCCGTTCGACGAGCTGGCCTGGCGCGTCATCTCGCCCTTCGTCGGCGACAGCATCGACGAGGCGAGCCTGAGGTCGCTGGTGAGCGACAGCTATAGCCGCTTCCGCCACCGGGCCATCGCCCCGCTGCAGCAGATCGGCCACAACGAATGGGTCTTGCAGCTGTTCCATGGGCCGACCCGCGCGTCCAAGGATTTCGCCGCGCAATTGCAGATGCGCCTGGTGCAGCATTTCCTCGGCGAGAACGGCGACCGGGCGATGCTGGTCGGTGCGAGCAATGGCGATACGGCGGTGGCGGCCATCGAGGCGCTCGATGCCTGCCCGGGGGCCAGGCTGCTGGCGCTCTATCCGCGCACCGGCACTCCGGGCGACCGCATGGCGATCCTGCAGGCGGCGGATTCCGGCCGTGTCTGCGCGCTGGCGGTGGACGGCAGCTTCGACGATTGCCAGTCCCTGGTTTCCCGGTTGTTCCGCCAATGGCCGTTGCCGGACGTGGTGCCCATCAGCTTCAACTCCACCAACTGGGTCGGCGTGCTGGCGCAGATCGTCTTCTACTTCCACGCCGCGCTGCAGTTGGGCGGGGGCCTGCGTCCGGTGGGCTTCAGCGTGCCGGCGGCCAGCTTCGCCGAGATCTACGCCGGCTTCATCGCGCAGAAGATGGGCCTGCCGATCAACCAGATCATCGTGTCCACCAACCGCAACGACGCGCTGCACCAGTTCATCCATAGCAACCGCTACAACACGGGCTCATCCAGCCACACGCTGTCGCCGGCCATGGACTTCTCGCTGTTCTCCAACCTGGAACGCTTCGTCTGGGAGCTCTACGAGCGCAACGGCCCGGCGACCCGCGCGCTGATGGAGCACTTCGAGTACTGCGGCGAGCTGAGCATCGGCAACCGCCAGTGGCTGCAGGCTCGCATGCTGTTCGACTCCTACGCGGTGGGCGATGCCCAGACCCGCGAGGAGATCGCCACGCTGTTCCGCGAAACCGGTTGCGCGGTGGACCCGCACACAGCCACGGGCGCCTTCGCCGGGCGCCTGCACCGGCGCAACATCGGCGCGCCCATGGTGACGCTCGGGCAGATCGCGCCGGAGAAGTCGGCGGCGCTGCTCGCCGAGCTCGGGGCCTGGCACGGCGAGGTGCCGGCCAGCGCCGCCCTCGGCGCCCCGGCGCGGGTGCTAGGCCGTGACGACCTGCAGGGTCTCGGCGAAATCCTGGCGCAGTTGCAGGCCGGCCGATGA
- the hemH gene encoding ferrochelatase codes for MAKQALLLVNLGSPASTQVADVRRYLNQFLMDPNVIDLPWPLRRLLVSLILARRPAQSAHAYSSIWWPEGSPLVVLSQRLKEAVEQSWQCGVVDLAMRYGEPSIERVLLRLAGQGVEDVVFAPLYPQFAQSTTTTAVEEARRVVRRHGLTLRLQVLPPFYDEPLYLQALADSARPYLEQGYDHLLLSFHGLPERHIERSDPSGKHCLKNPDCCQRACGEVLASCYRAQCMRTAEGLARAAGLEAGRWSVGFQSRLGRAKWIEPYTESRLDELAAAGVEKLLVMCPAFVADCIETLEEIGDRGRERFLAAGGKELVLVPCLNDHPAWVRALTELVSRVPRES; via the coding sequence ATGGCCAAGCAGGCACTGCTGTTAGTCAACCTAGGCTCGCCAGCCTCTACCCAGGTGGCCGATGTGCGTCGCTACCTGAACCAGTTCCTGATGGATCCCAACGTGATCGACCTGCCCTGGCCGCTGCGTCGCCTGCTGGTTTCGCTGATCCTGGCCCGGCGGCCCGCCCAGTCGGCGCATGCCTATTCCTCGATCTGGTGGCCGGAAGGCTCGCCGCTGGTGGTGCTCAGCCAGCGCCTGAAGGAGGCCGTCGAGCAGTCCTGGCAATGCGGCGTGGTCGACCTGGCGATGCGCTATGGCGAGCCGTCCATCGAGCGGGTCTTGCTGCGCCTGGCCGGGCAGGGCGTCGAGGACGTCGTCTTCGCTCCGCTGTATCCGCAGTTTGCCCAAAGCACCACTACGACCGCGGTGGAGGAGGCAAGGCGCGTGGTTCGCAGGCACGGCCTGACGCTGCGCTTGCAGGTTCTCCCGCCGTTCTACGACGAGCCGCTGTATCTGCAGGCGCTGGCCGATAGTGCACGCCCCTACCTGGAGCAGGGCTACGACCACCTGTTGCTGAGCTTCCATGGCCTGCCCGAGCGGCACATCGAACGCAGCGACCCCAGCGGCAAGCACTGCCTCAAGAACCCGGATTGTTGCCAGCGGGCGTGCGGCGAGGTGCTTGCCAGTTGCTACCGCGCGCAGTGCATGCGGACTGCCGAGGGCCTGGCCCGGGCAGCCGGGCTGGAGGCCGGTCGCTGGTCGGTGGGCTTCCAGTCGCGCCTGGGGCGGGCGAAGTGGATCGAGCCCTATACCGAGAGCCGCCTCGACGAGCTGGCCGCGGCGGGCGTCGAGAAGCTGCTGGTCATGTGCCCGGCCTTCGTCGCCGACTGCATCGAAACGCTGGAGGAGATCGGCGACCGAGGGCGCGAGCGCTTCCTCGCCGCGGGAGGCAAGGAGCTGGTTCTGGTGCCCTGCCTGAACGACCATCCCGCCTGGGTCAGGGCTTTGACCGAGTTGGTGAGCCGCGTGCCGCGCGAGAGCTAG
- a CDS encoding amino acid permease, with the protein MSVQTTTSKNAPAHSFKQDMQTRHIVMLALGGVIGTGLFLTSGYTVNQAGPLGAVIAYIIGAIMVYLVMMCLGELAVQMPEVGSFSSYATRYLGPGTGYTVAWMYWLTWTVAIGSEFTAAGMLMVRWFPDTPVWIWSALFGMAVFISNIVSVRTFAETEFWLSLVKVLAVIAFLVIGGGAILGIFDIKQAHSVGLGNFTREGLFPTGFWSIAMTLLAVSFAFSGTELIGIAAGETRDPQKNVPKAIRTTVLRLALFFVGTIFVLATLLPREQAGVVESPFVMVFETIGIPYAADIMNFVIITALLSAANSGLYAAARMLWTLSDQGNMPRSYASLSRRGTPFNAIVLSMVGGMASLLSSVFAPDTIYLALVSISGLAVVVVWMSIAASQIAFRRHYVANGGKVEDLKFRVRGYPFVPLAALFCCVLSCVGIAFDPSQRVALYFGLPYIAWCYFVFWLTRKGREQRKASQLAAVGGSEVA; encoded by the coding sequence ATGTCCGTGCAGACCACAACAAGCAAAAATGCGCCGGCGCATTCCTTCAAACAGGACATGCAAACCCGCCATATCGTCATGCTCGCGCTCGGTGGCGTCATCGGCACCGGCCTGTTCCTGACCTCCGGCTACACCGTCAACCAGGCCGGACCGCTGGGCGCCGTGATCGCCTACATCATCGGCGCGATCATGGTCTACCTGGTCATGATGTGCCTGGGCGAGCTGGCCGTGCAGATGCCCGAAGTCGGCTCCTTCAGCAGCTATGCCACCCGCTACCTCGGCCCCGGCACCGGCTACACGGTGGCCTGGATGTACTGGCTGACCTGGACCGTGGCCATCGGCTCGGAATTCACCGCCGCCGGCATGCTCATGGTGCGCTGGTTCCCCGATACGCCTGTGTGGATCTGGAGCGCGCTGTTCGGCATGGCGGTGTTCATCAGCAACATCGTCTCGGTGCGCACTTTCGCCGAAACCGAGTTCTGGCTGTCGCTGGTCAAGGTGCTCGCGGTGATCGCGTTCCTGGTGATCGGCGGTGGCGCCATCCTGGGCATCTTCGACATCAAGCAGGCGCACAGCGTCGGGCTGGGCAACTTCACCCGCGAGGGGCTGTTCCCGACCGGCTTCTGGTCGATCGCCATGACCCTGCTGGCGGTGTCCTTCGCCTTCTCCGGCACCGAGCTGATCGGCATCGCCGCCGGCGAGACCCGCGACCCGCAGAAAAACGTGCCCAAGGCCATCCGCACCACCGTACTGCGCCTGGCGCTGTTCTTCGTCGGCACCATCTTCGTCCTGGCCACGCTGTTGCCGCGTGAGCAGGCCGGCGTCGTGGAGAGCCCCTTCGTGATGGTCTTCGAGACGATCGGCATTCCCTACGCCGCCGACATCATGAACTTCGTCATCATCACCGCGCTGCTGTCGGCCGCGAACTCCGGCCTCTACGCCGCCGCGCGCATGCTCTGGACCCTGAGCGACCAGGGCAACATGCCGCGCAGCTACGCCTCGCTGTCGCGTCGCGGTACGCCGTTCAACGCCATCGTGCTGAGCATGGTCGGCGGCATGGCTTCCCTGCTGAGCAGCGTGTTCGCGCCGGACACCATCTACCTCGCGCTGGTGTCGATCTCGGGCCTTGCCGTGGTGGTGGTGTGGATGAGCATCGCGGCCAGCCAGATCGCCTTCCGCCGCCACTACGTGGCCAACGGCGGCAAGGTGGAGGACCTGAAGTTCCGCGTGCGCGGCTACCCCTTCGTGCCGCTGGCGGCGCTGTTCTGCTGCGTGCTGTCCTGCGTCGGCATCGCCTTCGATCCGTCGCAGCGGGTGGCGCTGTACTTCGGCTTGCCGTACATCGCCTGGTGCTACTTCGTGTTCTGGCTCACCCGCAAGGGCCGCGAGCAGCGCAAGGCGTCGCAGTTGGCGGCGGTCGGCGGTTCCGAGGTTGCCTGA
- a CDS encoding L-threonylcarbamoyladenylate synthase: protein MPTITHSIDTCARILRAGQLVAMPTETVYGLAADARQEEAIQRVFSLKGRPSSNPLIVHLEDAERASQWASLIPPEAERLMAACWPGPLTLVLPVRDEVSRSVTAGQDSVALRVPAHPVARQLLRAFGGGLVAPSANRYMSISPTSADHVARQFADSDLWILDGGPCQVGLESTIVSLLPGDSPRLLRRGMLGQAHLEAVLGQPLADRAGGVRAPGQHHRHYAPNTPTLAFDQAPVDALASPRCGWLWCGRPQPSRGPAIDLGDAAQDYAAGLYAALYRLDAMGLERLYVQLPPREDDWAAVHDRLARACQRPD from the coding sequence ATGCCAACCATCACCCACAGCATCGACACTTGCGCGCGCATCCTGCGAGCCGGCCAATTGGTCGCCATGCCCACGGAGACCGTCTACGGCCTGGCGGCCGACGCACGGCAGGAAGAGGCCATCCAGCGGGTCTTCAGCCTCAAGGGGCGCCCGAGCAGCAATCCCTTGATCGTTCATCTGGAAGACGCGGAACGGGCCTCGCAGTGGGCAAGCCTGATTCCCCCCGAAGCCGAGCGCCTCATGGCCGCGTGCTGGCCGGGGCCCCTGACCCTGGTCCTGCCGGTCCGCGACGAGGTATCGCGCAGCGTCACCGCCGGACAGGACAGCGTGGCGCTCAGGGTGCCGGCGCACCCCGTGGCGCGCCAGCTTCTGCGCGCCTTCGGCGGCGGCCTGGTGGCGCCCTCGGCCAATCGCTACATGTCCATCAGCCCTACCAGCGCGGACCATGTCGCCCGGCAATTCGCCGACAGCGACCTGTGGATCCTCGACGGCGGCCCCTGCCAGGTCGGCCTCGAATCGACCATCGTCAGCTTGCTGCCGGGCGACAGTCCGCGCCTGCTCAGGCGCGGCATGCTCGGCCAGGCCCACCTGGAGGCCGTGCTTGGCCAGCCGCTGGCGGATCGCGCGGGCGGCGTGCGCGCGCCCGGCCAGCATCATCGGCACTATGCGCCGAACACTCCGACGCTGGCCTTCGACCAGGCTCCCGTGGACGCGCTCGCCTCGCCACGCTGCGGCTGGCTTTGGTGCGGTCGGCCACAACCCAGCCGTGGGCCGGCGATCGACCTGGGCGATGCCGCGCAGGACTACGCGGCCGGCCTGTACGCGGCGCTCTACCGGCTGGACGCCATGGGCCTGGAGCGCCTCTACGTCCAGCTGCCGCCCCGGGAAGACGATTGGGCAGCGGTGCACGACCGCCTGGCCCGGGCCTGCCAGCGGCCGGACTGA
- a CDS encoding YbgA family protein, with translation MPCPAPAPIRLGISACLLGKPVRFNGGHKESRLCSEMLSQHFEFVPLCPEVAIGLGTPREAIRLVGDTRAPRAVGSRRPELDVTAALDAFGERMAGELEDICGFILMQKSPSCGMERVKVYQADGHPAQAGGSGIFAAALMRCRPELPVEEDGRLNDPVLRENFLTRVYAYAQWRDLRRAGLTRKALIAFHSRYKLQLLANSPAHYRSLGRKLANLAGQDLERLADDYFAEFMRGLRVNASRGTHTNVLHHLVGYLRRRISQEERQELRHLIDQYRQGIVPLVVPLTLFKHHLRRHPGSYVDGQAYLQPHPEALSLRNAI, from the coding sequence ATGCCCTGCCCCGCCCCTGCCCCCATCCGCCTCGGCATCAGCGCCTGCCTGCTGGGGAAGCCGGTCCGCTTCAACGGCGGCCACAAGGAATCGCGCCTGTGCAGCGAAATGCTGTCGCAACACTTCGAATTCGTGCCGCTGTGCCCCGAGGTGGCCATCGGCCTGGGCACGCCCCGCGAGGCCATCCGCCTGGTGGGCGACACCCGTGCGCCGCGCGCGGTGGGCAGCCGGCGCCCCGAGCTGGACGTCACCGCGGCGCTGGACGCATTCGGCGAGCGCATGGCGGGTGAGCTGGAGGACATCTGCGGCTTCATCCTGATGCAGAAGTCGCCTTCCTGCGGCATGGAGCGGGTCAAGGTCTACCAGGCCGACGGCCATCCGGCGCAAGCGGGCGGCAGCGGGATATTCGCCGCCGCCCTGATGCGCTGCCGTCCTGAACTGCCGGTCGAGGAGGACGGGCGGCTGAACGACCCGGTGCTGCGCGAGAACTTCCTGACGCGGGTCTACGCCTACGCACAGTGGCGCGACCTGCGCCGGGCCGGCCTCACCCGCAAGGCGCTGATCGCCTTCCACAGCCGCTACAAGCTCCAGCTGCTGGCCAACAGCCCGGCGCACTACCGGAGCCTGGGCCGGAAGCTGGCCAACCTGGCCGGACAGGATCTCGAACGCCTGGCCGACGATTACTTCGCCGAGTTCATGCGCGGCCTGCGGGTCAACGCCAGCCGCGGCACGCACACCAACGTGCTGCACCACCTGGTCGGCTACCTGCGCCGTCGGATCAGCCAGGAGGAACGGCAGGAACTGCGGCACCTGATCGACCAGTACAGACAAGGCATCGTGCCGCTGGTGGTGCCGTTGACCCTGTTCAAGCACCACTTGCGCCGCCACCCCGGCTCCTACGTCGACGGCCAGGCCTACCTGCAGCCGCACCCCGAAGCGCTCAGCCTGCGCAATGCGATCTGA
- a CDS encoding homoserine dehydrogenase — protein MTEYKIALVGFGGVNRGLAQLIAERNATWQAELGFSLSIVGVTDLFLGSIIDRNGLDASTLASLPAAKGAFAQLPGGSAEAFNEAVIKQSGADIVAEATFTNPVDGEPAATFCRWALEAGKHVVTTNKGPIALHGAELKQLAKANGVAFEYEGSVMSGTPVLRLANKTLAGAEVRGFEGILNGTSNYVLTRMEEGLSFDEAVAKAQELGYAEADPSADVDGYDVRLKVVILANELLDAHLQVSDVACNGIRGISSADIERVRDSGARWKLIGSARREDDGSVRASVEARLLPSWHPLIGISGATNAVSFETALLGAVTVSGPGAGRIETAFALLSDIVAIHASRHKA, from the coding sequence ATGACCGAATACAAGATCGCCCTCGTTGGCTTTGGTGGTGTGAACCGTGGCCTGGCCCAACTGATCGCCGAGCGCAACGCCACCTGGCAGGCCGAGCTGGGCTTCAGCCTGAGCATCGTCGGCGTCACCGACCTGTTCCTGGGCTCGATCATCGACCGCAACGGCCTGGACGCCTCGACCCTGGCCAGCCTGCCGGCAGCCAAGGGCGCCTTCGCGCAACTGCCGGGCGGCTCCGCCGAAGCCTTCAACGAAGCGGTGATCAAGCAGTCCGGCGCCGACATCGTCGCCGAAGCGACCTTCACCAACCCGGTGGACGGCGAGCCGGCGGCGACCTTCTGCCGCTGGGCCCTGGAGGCCGGCAAGCACGTGGTCACCACCAACAAGGGCCCGATCGCCCTGCATGGCGCCGAGCTCAAGCAACTGGCCAAGGCCAACGGCGTGGCCTTCGAGTACGAAGGCTCGGTGATGAGCGGCACCCCCGTCCTGCGCCTGGCGAACAAGACCCTGGCCGGTGCCGAGGTGCGTGGCTTCGAAGGCATCCTCAACGGCACCTCCAACTACGTGCTGACGCGCATGGAGGAGGGCCTGAGCTTCGACGAGGCGGTGGCCAAGGCCCAGGAGCTGGGCTACGCCGAGGCCGACCCGAGCGCCGACGTGGACGGTTATGACGTGCGCCTGAAGGTCGTCATCCTGGCCAATGAACTGCTCGATGCGCACCTGCAGGTCAGCGACGTCGCCTGCAACGGCATCCGCGGTATCAGCTCCGCCGACATCGAGCGGGTGCGTGACTCGGGCGCGCGCTGGAAGCTGATCGGTTCGGCCCGCCGCGAGGACGACGGTTCGGTGCGCGCCAGCGTCGAGGCCCGCCTGCTGCCGAGCTGGCACCCGCTGATCGGCATTTCCGGCGCCACCAATGCGGTGTCCTTCGAGACCGCGCTGCTGGGCGCAGTAACCGTTTCCGGACCGGGCGCCGGACGCATCGAGACGGCCTTCGCGCTGCTCTCGGACATCGTTGCCATCCACGCATCCCGCCACAAGGCCTGA
- a CDS encoding TIGR02450 family Trp-rich protein yields MNRFAPAKLKLSKWTARHPQNRERHFLVTDLEFDDDGVLLRVELQAVHSGRSQWLDWRTLRDAETWIIGWH; encoded by the coding sequence ATGAATCGCTTCGCCCCCGCGAAACTGAAGCTCTCCAAATGGACCGCGCGGCACCCCCAGAACCGCGAAAGGCATTTCCTGGTGACGGACCTGGAGTTCGACGACGATGGCGTCCTGCTGCGCGTGGAGCTGCAAGCGGTGCACAGCGGCCGCAGCCAATGGCTGGACTGGCGAACGCTGCGCGACGCGGAGACCTGGATCATCGGTTGGCATTGA
- a CDS encoding LysR substrate-binding domain-containing protein yields the protein MSQKALPPLNWLRAFEVSARHLNFTHAAEELHLTQGAVSQQIRQLEGQLGVALFKRLPRGLGLTEEGQSYLPVVQDAISRLAVGTNEIFGQRQRRPLKVRGSLSFLHFWLAPRLEDFRRAHPQIDIRYISNLWVKELDAEDDLEIRWGSGQWAGVEAQRLTWDYLVPVCSPALMSASGLREPRDVARLPLLHVLGYEEGWGYWLKRVGAGDVDYSSGMQFDTLVSTLRMAELGLGIALARSSLVEDLLGEGRLVAPFAQRIEASESFYLVRGLGEALTPDAQAFSNWLVAMVHRQT from the coding sequence TTGAGCCAGAAAGCCTTGCCCCCGTTGAACTGGCTGCGCGCCTTCGAAGTGTCGGCGCGCCACCTGAACTTCACCCACGCGGCGGAGGAGCTGCACCTCACCCAGGGCGCGGTGAGTCAGCAGATCCGCCAGCTGGAAGGCCAGCTCGGGGTGGCGCTGTTCAAGCGCCTGCCCCGGGGGCTGGGCCTGACCGAGGAGGGGCAGTCGTACCTCCCGGTCGTGCAGGACGCCATCAGCCGCCTGGCGGTGGGCACCAACGAGATCTTCGGACAGCGCCAGCGCCGGCCGCTGAAGGTGCGCGGCAGCCTCTCGTTCCTGCACTTCTGGCTGGCGCCGCGCCTGGAGGACTTCCGCCGGGCGCATCCGCAGATCGACATCCGCTACATCAGCAACCTGTGGGTCAAGGAACTCGATGCCGAGGACGACCTGGAGATCCGCTGGGGCAGCGGGCAGTGGGCCGGCGTCGAGGCGCAGCGACTGACCTGGGATTACCTGGTGCCGGTCTGCTCGCCGGCGCTGATGAGCGCCTCCGGCCTGCGCGAGCCGCGCGATGTGGCGCGGCTGCCGCTGCTGCACGTGCTGGGCTACGAGGAGGGCTGGGGCTACTGGCTGAAAAGGGTCGGGGCCGGCGATGTGGATTATTCGAGCGGCATGCAGTTCGACACCCTGGTCTCCACGCTGCGCATGGCGGAGCTGGGGCTGGGGATCGCCCTGGCGCGCTCGTCGCTGGTCGAGGACCTGCTGGGCGAAGGCCGCCTGGTGGCGCCTTTCGCCCAGCGCATCGAGGCCAGCGAGTCGTTCTACCTGGTGCGTGGCCTGGGCGAGGCGCTGACCCCGGACGCACAGGCCTTTTCCAACTGGCTGGTGGCGATGGTCCACCGCCAAACATGA
- a CDS encoding cystathionine gamma-synthase family protein encodes MNKKVEVEQGNTASIETRVVWGGEQVQHPYNATQTPIVVSAAYGYQDIDAWYDVALGKQPGYIYSRMSNPTVATLEAKLCDLEQAESAVAFSSGMAAISAVLHTFLATGKRVVSTRDSYGGTNKIFEEFLPRMGVQVCLCDTLDTEAIEREIARGCDLLYLETPTNPTLKVLDIQRLAAAAKRVGALVVADNTFATPLNQNPLALGVDVVVHSATKFLSGHGDVLGGVVCGDESLMAQVRHYREINGASLDPFSAFLIIRGIKTLALRVRQQQASAQALAEYLCGEPLVESVNYPGLPQHPGHAVARAQMRGFGAIVSFVLKGGMPTVTRLLPRLQYAHRAGNLGAVETIYGPARTTSHVENTLEERLALGISEGLVRISVGIEDTADLLADLAQACAAVREELAREAEAVVRHPEPQV; translated from the coding sequence ATGAACAAGAAAGTGGAAGTCGAACAGGGCAACACCGCCAGCATCGAGACCCGAGTGGTCTGGGGCGGTGAGCAGGTCCAGCATCCGTACAATGCGACCCAGACGCCGATCGTGGTCAGCGCGGCCTACGGCTACCAGGACATCGATGCCTGGTACGACGTCGCCCTGGGCAAGCAGCCGGGTTACATCTACAGCCGCATGAGCAACCCCACGGTGGCGACCCTGGAGGCCAAGCTCTGCGACCTGGAGCAGGCGGAATCGGCGGTGGCCTTCAGCAGCGGCATGGCAGCCATCAGCGCGGTGCTGCACACCTTCCTGGCAACCGGCAAGCGCGTGGTCTCGACCCGCGACAGCTACGGCGGCACCAACAAGATCTTCGAGGAGTTCCTGCCGCGCATGGGCGTGCAGGTCTGCCTGTGCGACACCCTGGACACTGAAGCCATCGAGCGCGAAATCGCCCGCGGCTGCGACCTGCTGTACCTGGAAACGCCCACCAACCCGACCCTCAAGGTGCTCGACATCCAGCGCCTCGCGGCGGCAGCCAAGCGCGTCGGCGCCCTGGTGGTGGCCGACAACACCTTCGCCACGCCGCTGAACCAGAATCCGCTGGCGCTGGGCGTCGACGTGGTGGTGCACAGCGCCACCAAGTTCCTCTCCGGCCATGGCGACGTGCTCGGCGGCGTGGTCTGCGGCGACGAATCGCTGATGGCGCAGGTGCGTCACTACCGCGAGATCAACGGCGCGTCGCTCGACCCGTTCTCCGCCTTCCTGATCATTCGCGGCATCAAGACCCTGGCCTTGCGCGTGCGCCAACAGCAGGCCAGCGCCCAGGCGCTCGCCGAGTACCTGTGCGGTGAGCCGCTGGTGGAGTCGGTGAACTATCCGGGCCTGCCGCAGCACCCCGGGCATGCCGTGGCGCGGGCGCAGATGCGCGGCTTCGGCGCCATCGTCAGCTTCGTGCTCAAGGGCGGCATGCCGACCGTGACCCGCCTGCTGCCGCGCCTTCAATACGCCCACCGGGCCGGCAACCTGGGCGCGGTGGAAACCATCTACGGACCGGCGCGCACCACCAGCCACGTGGAGAACACCCTGGAAGAACGCCTGGCCCTCGGGATTTCCGAAGGGCTGGTGCGGATCTCCGTGGGCATCGAGGACACCGCCGACCTGCTGGCGGATCTCGCGCAGGCTTGCGCCGCGGTACGCGAGGAACTGGCCAGGGAGGCTGAAGCGGTGGTTCGCCACCCCGAGCCACAGGTCTGA
- the glsB gene encoding glutaminase B, protein MQTLLNEILEEVRPLIGKGKVADYIPALADVPAQQLGIAVYGNDGSYYCAGDALVPFSVQSISKVFSLVQAIGHSGEAIWERLGHEPSGQPFNSLVQLEFERGRPRNPFINAGALVICDINQSRFAAPILSMRDFVRRLSGNPHVTMDARVADSEYQFRARNAAMAYLMQSFGNFHNEVETVLRSYFSYCALQMNCLDLARAFCFLANDGFCKHSGEQILTRRQTQQVNSIMATSGLYDEAGNFAYRVGLPGKSGVGGGIVAIVPGQFSVCVWSPELNAAGNSYAGMAALELLSARIGWSVF, encoded by the coding sequence ATGCAAACGCTGTTGAACGAGATTCTCGAAGAAGTGCGTCCCTTGATCGGCAAGGGCAAAGTGGCTGACTACATTCCCGCGCTGGCCGACGTGCCGGCGCAGCAGTTGGGCATCGCGGTTTATGGCAACGATGGCAGCTATTACTGCGCAGGCGACGCGCTGGTGCCGTTCTCGGTGCAGAGCATTTCCAAGGTGTTCAGCCTGGTCCAGGCGATTGGCCACTCCGGCGAAGCCATTTGGGAGCGGCTGGGTCATGAGCCCTCGGGCCAGCCGTTCAACTCGCTGGTGCAGTTGGAGTTCGAGCGCGGGCGCCCGCGCAATCCCTTCATCAATGCCGGTGCGCTGGTGATCTGCGATATCAACCAATCGCGCTTCGCCGCCCCCATCTTGTCGATGCGCGATTTCGTGCGCCGCCTGTCGGGCAATCCGCACGTGACGATGGATGCCCGTGTAGCCGACTCGGAGTACCAGTTCCGCGCGCGCAACGCTGCCATGGCTTACCTGATGCAGTCTTTCGGCAACTTCCATAACGAGGTCGAGACGGTACTGCGCAGTTACTTCAGTTACTGCGCGCTGCAAATGAATTGCCTCGATCTGGCCCGGGCGTTCTGTTTCCTGGCCAACGATGGGTTCTGCAAACACAGCGGTGAGCAAATTCTCACCCGGCGCCAGACCCAGCAGGTGAACTCGATCATGGCGACCAGCGGGCTGTACGACGAAGCAGGCAATTTCGCCTACCGCGTGGGGTTGCCAGGCAAGAGCGGCGTGGGTGGCGGGATCGTGGCAATCGTGCCGGGTCAATTCAGCGTATGCGTGTGGTCGCCGGAGTTGAATGCCGCGGGCAACTCCTACGCCGGGATGGCGGCGCTTGAGTTGCTGAGTGCGCGGATCGGCTGGTCGGTGTTCTGA
- a CDS encoding Lrp/AsnC family transcriptional regulator — MKRILDPLDERILAELTANARIAHAELGAKVNLSRNAVRQRIERLERDGAIQGYTLRIGEGRRPASLISAVIFVYRYDRMRGEAVLDALRGIPEIVQCEVLSGEFDLMLRVEAASPERVHLVWKEIAAMPGVENTVTSFVLSAVI; from the coding sequence ATGAAGCGAATCCTCGACCCGCTCGACGAACGCATCCTCGCCGAACTCACGGCCAACGCGCGGATCGCCCACGCCGAGCTGGGCGCGAAGGTCAACCTGTCGCGCAATGCCGTGCGCCAGCGCATCGAGCGCCTGGAGCGCGATGGCGCCATCCAGGGCTACACGCTGCGCATCGGCGAAGGCCGGCGCCCGGCCTCGCTGATCAGCGCGGTGATCTTCGTCTACCGCTACGACCGCATGCGCGGCGAGGCCGTGCTCGACGCGCTGCGCGGCATCCCCGAGATCGTGCAGTGCGAGGTGCTCAGCGGCGAGTTCGACCTGATGCTGCGGGTCGAGGCCGCGAGCCCCGAGCGCGTTCACCTGGTCTGGAAGGAAATCGCCGCCATGCCCGGCGTCGAGAACACGGTGACTTCGTTCGTTCTCTCGGCGGTGATCTGA